The DNA region GTCGCCCAGCGGGGCGAAGAAGAATGCCACGTCGGCCTCGGTGACCTCGGCGAGAACCGCCGGGCTCCACTGCGGATTGCGGTCCTTGTCGATGATCTGGGCGCGCACGCCCTCCACGAAGTCGGGCCTGGTGAAGGCGGTGCACGAAGTCCGGTACTCCTGGTCGAGCACCGCCTCCAGGCTGCCGAGCGCACGTGCCCTGCGCAGGGCGGAGAGGGTCACCTTGAGCGCGGTGGGCGACTTGGTCAGGATGGTTTCGGCGGCCTGCTTGGCGGCGGGGACGCCACTGTTGTCGAGCCGGTCGACGATCTCCTCGACCGAGTCCGCCCGGTAGCAGGAGTCGATCCACTCACGGTGCGCGGCCAGTTCACCGCCTGGCGCGGGTGAGGCGTACCGTCGCACCGTCTCCTCGATCTCAGCGGCCGTACCGCAGCCGGCGAGGTCCGCGGTGAGCTCGGAGAGCCGCTGAGACGGTACGAAGTGGTCGGCGAGCCCGCACAGCAGCGCATCACCCGCGCCGACCGCGTCCGCGGTGAGCGCCAGGTGGGTGCCGAGCTCGCCGGGCGCCGCACCGAGCAGGTGCGTACCGCCGACGTCGGGGACGAATCCGATGCCGGTCTCGGGCATGGCGATGCGCGATCGTTCGGTGACGACACGGACGTCGCCGTGGGCCGAGACTCCGACGCCGCCGCCCATCACGATGCCGTCCATGATCGCGACATAGGGCTTGGGGAATCGGGCGATGCGGGCATTGAGCCGGTACTCGTCGCGCCAGAAGTCCATCGATGTGCGGCCGCCGGCCCGGGCGTCCTCGTAGATCGACCGGATGTCGCCGCCCGCGCAGAGGCCGCGCTCGCCCGCCCCGGTGATCAGGACCGCGGTGACGGAGTCGTCGAGCTCGGCGTCGGCGAGTGCTTCGGCGACGCACGCCACCATGGCGTGATTCAGCGCGTTGAGGGCATGTGGACGGTTGAGGGTGATGTGCCGGACGCGTCCTTCGGTGTGCAGCAGAACGGGATCTTCGTGGTTCATGAGTGCGCTCCGGTCAGCCCCTGTGCCGTATCGACCGCCGATCGCGGACGATCTTCCGCTGCCATTCTGCGGGGCGGGGCCGGTGCCGGGGCAGCAGGGGTCCCGAGTCCGCCCGGTCCGGCCTTCCGGCCGGATTTTGCCGGGTTCCCGCTGTGGCAACCTGCCGAAAGCGGTTCGACAATTAAGTCACTCAGTACGGGCCGTGCCGCCCGGCTGCCCGCCCGGCGACCTCCGGAGCAGGAATGACCGATCACGACCAGCAACCGAGCACTTCCGTCCCGCCACGCCTGCTGATCGGGAAGTCACACAACGGCGAGAACGCGACGGCCCAGCGCCTTGCCATGAATCGGACGGGCAGCTTCGAGTGGGATGTGAGGACCGGGACGGTCGACATGGACGATGCCGGGCTGCTGGTGTTCGGTCTGGACCCGCAGACCTTCGACTCACGGGCCGAGACCGTGCTGGATCGGCTCGAACAGTCTGAACGGACCCGTCTCGAAATGGCGATCGACGAGGCTGTCAAGAGCGGACGCAGTTCGTACAGTGTTCATTTCCAGGTGCCGCTGGACGACGGCAGGGACCAGTGGACCCACATCCAGGCACGCATATTGCGCAGCGACGACGGCCAGGCGCACCGGGTCATCGGGGTGGTGCAGGACGCCACGGCGGAAGTCACCCATTCGGCCTTCGTGCTCGACCTGGAAAAGCGGCGGCAGCGACAGACCAGCATCGTTGAACGTACAACGAGCGCGTTGTCACGCGCGGTGACCGTCGACGATGTGACCGCCGCGCTCACCGGACCGGGCGGGCTTGCCCGGCTGGGGGCCGACGGTCTCTCGCTCGGTCTGGTCGAGAACACCACGCTGAGCGTCATCGCTCTGAGCGGAGACTCGGTGGAGGCGATCGACGCGCTCGGGGACGCCGGGCTGGACCGGCGGTTCCCGCTGGCAGACACCGTTCTCAGCGGTCGGCCCCGGTTCCTGACCTCGGCCTCGGCTCTCACCCATCGTTACCCCGTGCTGACCCCCTATGCCGACCGGTTGAAGTTCCGGGCCGCCGCCTATCTGCCTCTCGTGGCCCAGGCACGTTCCCTCGGCACCCTGGCGCTCTTCTACCGCGAGAACACGTCCTTCAACGCGGATGAGCGCAATCTCTGTCTGGGGCTGGCCGCCATCGTGGCACAGTCCCTGCAGCGCGCGAAGCTCTTCGACGAGGAGCGCGAATTCGCCACCGGCCTTCAGTCGGCGATGTTGCCGCGGCGCATCCAGGAGATCGAGGGCGGCGAGATCGCCGTGCGCTATCACGCCGCCTGGA from Streptomyces sp. NBC_01591 includes:
- a CDS encoding SpoIIE family protein phosphatase, whose translation is MTDHDQQPSTSVPPRLLIGKSHNGENATAQRLAMNRTGSFEWDVRTGTVDMDDAGLLVFGLDPQTFDSRAETVLDRLEQSERTRLEMAIDEAVKSGRSSYSVHFQVPLDDGRDQWTHIQARILRSDDGQAHRVIGVVQDATAEVTHSAFVLDLEKRRQRQTSIVERTTSALSRAVTVDDVTAALTGPGGLARLGADGLSLGLVENTTLSVIALSGDSVEAIDALGDAGLDRRFPLADTVLSGRPRFLTSASALTHRYPVLTPYADRLKFRAAAYLPLVAQARSLGTLALFYRENTSFNADERNLCLGLAAIVAQSLQRAKLFDEEREFATGLQSAMLPRRIQEIEGGEIAVRYHAAWSGRQVGGDWYDVIALPKNRFGIVVGDVQGHDTHAAAIMGQLRIALRAYAGEGHPPSTVLARASRFLAELDTDRFATCTYAQVDLASGTVRVVRAGHFGPLIRHMDGRVGSPQVRGGLPLGISTDFGDEEFPETRLDLVPGETLVLYTDGLVEEPGTDIDSGVQALINEVSAGPAGAQALADHLSDQLWERWGSGDDVALLVLRRSPDPGSPRAPRLHQYIHQADPEGLSDARTIVRQALTDWEMAELADDAELVTGELLVNVLLHTEGGAVLTLEVLPEPVRRVRLSVQDRSSAWPRRRSPGETATSGRGLLLLDAVATRWGIEPRGEGKAVWCEIGPSVPPVATPPPAAKQV
- a CDS encoding enoyl-CoA hydratase/isomerase family protein; the encoded protein is MNHEDPVLLHTEGRVRHITLNRPHALNALNHAMVACVAEALADAELDDSVTAVLITGAGERGLCAGGDIRSIYEDARAGGRTSMDFWRDEYRLNARIARFPKPYVAIMDGIVMGGGVGVSAHGDVRVVTERSRIAMPETGIGFVPDVGGTHLLGAAPGELGTHLALTADAVGAGDALLCGLADHFVPSQRLSELTADLAGCGTAAEIEETVRRYASPAPGGELAAHREWIDSCYRADSVEEIVDRLDNSGVPAAKQAAETILTKSPTALKVTLSALRRARALGSLEAVLDQEYRTSCTAFTRPDFVEGVRAQIIDKDRNPQWSPAVLAEVTEADVAFFFAPLGDRELGLHAASRTTD